The sequence below is a genomic window from Uranotaenia lowii strain MFRU-FL chromosome 2, ASM2978415v1, whole genome shotgun sequence.
ttcaacatttcgacAAGGTTCATGAATAAACATTACCTAGTTCTTAGgcaaagtaaatggttccgctcaagatcattttcCCTATTTCTTTTTAATATAAGATAAAATAAGACTACCGAGAGGacgaaaaaagagttttttttattttctcaaacaTAAGAAAATTGTGAATATTAACAAAATCGTTGGTTTTGGTAGTAAGTTTTCGTTTTCCGTTATAGTTTTCGGTTAAAATCACTGACAACACTGACGGGAAACTTGAATTTTCCAGCATCGCACAATTAATATCGACAACACAATGTGTGTTTTCGTACGCGATCTTTTTTGTTCGCATATGTCCGGACTGTTGTATGGAAATCGTCCATTATGCGCTCTAACCGTCTACCAAAAAAGcctcaagttttattttatttcattctcCCTTCTtaagccggaacaaattttagagttgaaacatcacgaacgagaggaggggggggggaggggattTGTATGCAACAAATTACATTCAATCTACACTGAAGTCAATCACAAGTCGAattgtttcagaaaaaaaatcacgaattgAATACGTAAAACAATCCCATCTTCCGCGGTTTGTTTTTGATCCTGGAATATTCTAAcaatttatcgaattttcaGCCTTTGCAAAGAGGTGGAAtatctcttactctcttactctctcacTCTCTTACTCTCCTACGCTCTAATCAATAAAAGTAAGAGAATAAGATAGTAAGAACTTAAGAGAATTACAGAGTACGCCAGCAAGAGAGTAACAGAGTGAGAGAGTAAAAGAATAacagagtaagagagtaagagagtgagAGAGTAAAAGAACTATCTTACTCTTTACTCTctcactctcttactctctaaGAGAATAACAGAGTAAGAGAgtgagagagtaagagagtaagagagtaaaagagtaagagagtaagagagtaagaaagCAATAGAGTAAAAGAGTTAGAGAGTAATAAAGTAAGAGAGTAAGGTAGTTAGAgaataagagagtaagagaatgAAAGAGTAAGAgaataagagagtaagagaggaAGAGAGCAAGAGAGTAAGAGAgcaagagagtaagagagtaaaatAGAAAGGGAGTAAGAGAGTAATAGATAAGAAGAATTTGATGTTTATGCCGGCCTTAATAGATTATATCATTTATACGAccatttcttcaaataaaaattgagacCAAAGCTTCAAAAAGACGACGAAACTGTAactaaatttaattgtttttattttcatagtttattAGTTCTTGCAACTTAAGATAACATATCTTTTTGTATTGTTACAATGTGGTGTAATATGCGAATAAATTAACGTTTCTATAGTGTGTAATAGAAAATCTAAACTTACTAACTCTAATTGCTGATTTTACCTTAACTTGTGAAACTTGTTAAAAGCATTCTCTCGAACTCTGACTCCGAAGCAGCTAATTTTATTGTAACAGGTAAAGAATCCCAGAGAACAATACCTCTCACGAAAAACGATTTGTTCATATAAGCTGAGCTATGTATCGGAACAAGAAGGCTATTGGTACGTGGGTTGTTAAAAGAAGTAAGAATGGATCTTAGATAGAGTGGTTTACTAATTTTAAGTAGCCTATAGATGAATAGACATGTTCTGTAATCGTAAAATCGGTTAAAAGAACACCCAATTAAACTTTTCTGGAAGTGTGTCACTCTATCATATCTAGTAAGGTTGAAAACATATCTGCAGTAGGAGTTTAGAGCAACACGAAGTCTGTTCAAATCATAACAAGCAGCGttagaatataaaaaagaaCCGTAAATAAATAGAGGATACATATAGCACTTAAACAGTTTGAGTTTTGTTTGAACATCTAAATTTTTAGTGGTTaaatttagtttctttaaaGAGCTAAAGATTTTTCCACACTGTGCTGAGATAAAACGATTCCAAGAAAGATTACTTTCGAAAATGATGCCTAAATTATTAACATAATCGTAAAAAGTTATCTCATAACtgttaaaatataaaacagGCTTTGGTatagattttattaatttactgaATAGTATTGCTTTCGTTTTAGATGGATTTATTGGTAGTAAATTAACTGTAGACCATTGATAAATCCTTTCAAGATCAATGTTGATCTTTCTACCAAGTTCTGatacagaaaaattgctctctGATCCTAAATATATTTGAACGTCATATGCAAACAAATGCACTGAGTAATACTCAAGCACCGAAGGTAAGTCATTTATAAAAAGTGAGAACAATATCGGACCCAGAATAGAACCTGGAGGCACACCAGACTCAATTGGGATGAACGATGACAAATCATTATCCATTGACACAGCTTGATATCTTACTCTATCGGCTTGATAGATACTCTATCGAAAGCCTTAGCAAAATCAATGAGCATCATAATAGTTATACCTTTTTTGTCAATTGATTCTGCTAAGTCGTtgtgaactttcattaatgCAGTCTCGGTACTATGAAATGCTCTTAAACCTGATTGATATTTAGttagaaaattaaattcatttaaataattaattatctgttgtttcaaaagcttttcgaaaatttttgaaatcacgCATAAAATGCTGATGGGTCTAAGATTCGTAATATCAGTAGAGTTACTTTTTTTAGGAATAGGAATaactttcacttttttccatttGTCTGGATAATTAGATGTTGTAATGTTTGTGTTGAAGAGATGTGACAAATCAGGTAAAAGGTATGGCGATATAGTTTTAGCTgacttaaccctccaaagctgttcgggtcaaatgacccgaagcgcacatttaaaacCTCTTTAtaatcattccaatatactgaagatcTGGGAAATTTGACAGatcaagtatgttctatgaaaaaaatgatcaaatcaactacaacaaattaaactttgagttttgaaaatcagttcattggtaaatgaaaaacagctaagcaaagccaaaactggatgtcatttttttgaagtaagatttTTATCatccggaagatctgagatagcggtcaaaacatTCATTGGGCCCCAACATATCTACACATTGTCGAaaagatggattcttgacaatttcaaacatcaatgaaacacttaaatacttagaagctgtcagaagttatgagtattttaaaaataaaattgattttttggactttttactttctgaaccagtttctgatatcCTGGTTATACtcatcgactttattttgaaatagaataaattacctacacaattaatataatatcatcaaaatcggttaacatttacaaccaggagaacgaaatcaaaataCAACTCAAATtcccccgaaacggatattttgcgaacggctttggaaggttaataggAACATTATCTAGTCCAATAGCATCCGAACGGATTTCAGAAACCGCATAAATTATTTCAGTGTAATGGACTGTACTGAATGAGAACCCGTTAGGGCTACCTGATAGATATCGCTCTTCAGTATTGCACAGTGACTGTGCGATTGGAATGACAAAAGTTAGCTTGATTTTTAGATAAGccataacttttaatatttattgttccaaaattttcttgGGGTCAGACTTATATTAAGctgtttttgattgtttttcgtTTTAGCTTTCTTAATTAGACAGGTCACTCGATTTCTTAggactttaaatttatttctattttcaagAGTTTTGGATCGTTTCCAGGCTCTATACGCTAGATCTCTATTAACCATAGCAGTTTGAATTTCAGCATTAAACCATGCATTTTTCCtcagtttgataaattttaaaagaggGAAGAAGGACTCATTCAATTCAATTAGAAATGCATTGAGTATTTCAATGAGAATATGGGAATCATCAATGCTATAGTATGGTGACCAATCAACATTATCGAGATAGTCAAACAGTTCATAGTTAACATTTTTGTAATAACGATGCCAGAAACCTTCACATTCTGTAGTGCTAGAAAAATTTAACGAGGTAAAAATCAGATCACGTTTAGAAACTCCTGGTAAAGAAATttggatgaaaagatagacagTTTCTGGCGAATCAGTTATTAAAAGATCCAACAAAGAACATCCTTGGTTGTAGAAGAAAGTTCGCTCACTGTTAATGCAGGTTAAGGAGAGACTGGTAAGAGTGTCTTTGAACTGCTTCactctatttaaatttttcattaaatcagTATTAAAATCTCCGATCGACTCCGATCGAAATTTGACACGAGGTTTCACTCTAGTTTGCAGTTTTGCAACGTTGTTGAAATATAGGTTGTTCCTAATAACCTACGATGTGTAtatgtaaaaaagttattgtaaGCCGGATACGGAAACTGTATTTAGGGCTTGAAGCGCTCTGCATTTTTCACATCGGTCACAAAAAAAAGATGAGATTTTGTGtgaaaagtaagtaaaaatcTTATATCTGGCTCATTTTAATTAACTGCTAAATATCTTTTTGTTTTGTCCGATTTGAGGTTTAATCGTTTTATAGCTTTTACCGTAAATCGGTTGAACCAgcaacattatttttatgaaaaagttaaattccAAAGCACCATAGTGTCTGTTGAAGCAACGTGTTGCTAAGGATCGGCCTTCAATTGACATAGGTGTACGTCttgaaaaacatgaaacatTATCACAGAAAACTCGTGTAAGTTTAATCTGAAATGGCACTTAAAATCACTGTCaataatgtgtaaaatttgacgaaatctaaaacatcgaaacaaaaatcctttttgaaagcctttcaggaaagattgtattaaattgCTATTGAAAGAACTCATTATGAACTCTATGgctgaaatatttgttttagtcAGTAATCGGAATCAGATTcgtgaatttgaattgaaagtCTTTGTTTTTATTCGCATTCATATTAGAATATTAAcgtgaaatctgaaactgaggttcatttgagaaattttaaaccgaccagaatgaaattttgaaaatgaataccTGAATCATTCTAGATATATATTAATGATAGGTACCTACCCAAACTAACAGTTCTACTCTTCTCTCCAGTTTTGTAACCacttgataataaaaaaaaatgaatgatctGTATTTAAAGACAAATCATTAtaatcagtttttgaaaattgttcaacaGTTAGTAAAAAAAGTGGccaatgaaaaaagtttccccGGCCCCCCAAAGGTAAATGCGACACTGTTCAATCGAATAGACCAAGATTTTTAATTTGACGAATctattcataatttcaaaagaagcaTGATgacaatatttaatatttttgaactaTTGCAAAAACCATAATTTAAAGAAACGGTAGCTGACTCACCTTCCAGATCCACCACTCGACCGGCTCGTTTCAGCGCTCTCACAGCTTCCTCATGGGTGGCATCACGCAAATCTTCCCCATTCACCGACAGAATGGCATCCCCCACGTACAAACCCTTAACGTTGTCCGCGGCCATCCCTCGGAAGATCTTCGATATCAGAATCGGCATTCTGTTTTCGCGACCCCCTTTAATCGAAATCCCCAGGCCATTGTTATCCGATTTGATGACTCGAACCTGTTTAGGAGTAGAATggagaatgttaaaaataagaatCCATTAAAAAAAGTTCCGTTGCGGtttaaaaatagagaaagagaaaaataacaCTTACATGCCGCTTCTGATTGGCCACCGAGTCCGGCACGTCACAGATCTCGGCGATCCCATTATCGATACTATTATTGTTGCTTCCGTTTCCACTTCCCGCTACCCCAACAATCCCGGTGTTGTTATTCAGATTGATTCCCCCATTATTGCTTCCATTCGCACTCACAGCCCCACTgccattgttgttgttgttgttgttcaggAAATTATCCCCATTGAGAATGGTCCCTGTTCCTGCGGCTCCACCTATTCCCCCACCACCATTCAGTACCAAACCACCACTTCCGGCCGGGGTGGTCGCACCGTTGCTGGTTGTGCCGCCTCCGGCACCTATAACACTCGGGCTCGGGCCGCCTCCACCATTGCTGCTGCTCATCAGCCCATCCGACGAGTGAATCGAGGGACCGGAAGTGCCCGCCGACGAAGGTTGCGAGGAGTTGTTCGAGCTGTTGTTGCCACTGTGGTTGCTCCTGGtgagaagaaattgatataaaaaagtcAAATGTTAGGAAGGATCCTTGAGAAAAATTAGGAATTAAGAACTTTtcgtggtttttcaaaaataatcaaaaatgagTATGAGAATCAACGGTTTAGATATGAACAATATCCTTAAAAccactttttcaaaacaattactgagaggttttgctgattGGGGCTGTTACTCATGtgaaaaatttcctaaaattgatcatttcattttcaaaaattattagatTTTGACTAAAAACTTCTcatacatggcgaccgtcaaacaCTGACTTGTCGAGCCATGATCAGCTGTAGGTTTTTGATTAACAACGTCCGCAGTAACAATGTCAACAGTACTAGCAAGTACATTTACTCATGAGACAAAGCAAATCTATAGTCAATTTTGCTGCAAACAcactacaaagcacgaaaaatagtgtctttacctgctttgatatgTACTTTTGttcccatgttgttagaagCGCTGCGCTACCTGTATATGTAAGTtagaccattgtttgttttcgatgcaaaaaaaaattcattgttattat
It includes:
- the LOC129744512 gene encoding beta-1-syntrophin; this translates as MVESGSISRTSPAGSSSIVAAGVRSGILETRVRGAWYRVSVTLETDYISVSLDETCEPVDHSTTLNGTLGSNHSGNNSSNNSSQPSSAGTSGPSIHSSDGLMSSSNGGGGPSPSVIGAGGGTTSNGATTPAGSGGLVLNGGGGIGGAAGTGTILNGDNFLNNNNNNNGSGAVSANGSNNGGINLNNNTGIVGVAGSGNGSNNNSIDNGIAEICDVPDSVANQKRHVRVIKSDNNGLGISIKGGRENRMPILISKIFRGMAADNVKGLYVGDAILSVNGEDLRDATHEEAVRALKRAGRVVDLEVKFLREVTPYFRKASIISEVGWELQRAFLCPLGPGASSPPAATPRSPPRADTRYIPLQLTHLARNLKYHDAGKSFSSGRRKKLNQIFPVFFFAFCLLGR